TCCCGTACAACGTCTCCGTCCCCGTGCTGCTGCATCTCCTCGAGACCTTCCCGCACATCGACCGCGGCGTCGTGATGGTGCAGTCCGAGGTCGGGGAGCGGCTCGCGGCGACGCCGGGCGGCAAGGTGTACGGCGCCCCGAGCGCGAAGGCCGCATGGTACGGCCCGTGGCGCCTGGCGGGCACCGTCTCGCGGCAGGTGTTCTGGCCCGTGCCGAACGTCGACAGCGTGCTCGTCGGCTTCCGGCGCGACGCCGAGCCGCGCGGCACGGAGGACGAGCGCCGCCGGACCTTCCGCATCGTCGACGCCGCGTTCCAGCAGCGCCGGAAGATGCTGCGGCAGGCGCTGTCGGCGGAGCTCGGCGGATCGGCGGCGGCGAGTGACCTGCTCGAGAGCGCCGGCGTGGCGCCGACGGCACGCGGCGAGTCGCTCGGCATCGACGACTTCCTGCGCATCGCCCGCGCACTCTGACATGGCGTGTCACGCGCTTCCGGCGCGTGTCCGTGACGAGCGCCGCGCGTGGGTAGCCTGGACGATGTGAGCGACCGCCGATCCCCCTCCCGCCTATGACGATGGCGTACGAGCAGCCTCAGGTGCGGGTGCGCGCACCCGGGAAGATCAACGTCTTCCTCGAGATCGGGGAGACGCAGCCCGACGGCTATCACCAGCTCGCGACGGCCTTCCAGGCGGTGTCGCTGTACGAGGACGTCGTCGCCACGCACGCCGACGACTTCGGGCTCGCCGTGTCGGGGTCCGTCGACGTCTCCGGGGTCCCCGTCGACGACAGGAACCTCGCGCTGCGCGCCGCGCGACTGCTCGCGGCCGAGACGGGCTACGCGGGAGGCGTGCGCCTCGAGGTGCTCAAGCACGTCCCCGTCGCGGGCGGGATGGGAGGCGGCTCGGCGGACGCGGCCGCGGCGCTCGTCGCGTGCGACGCGCTCTGGGGCACCGCCGTCGGCTCCGCCCGGCTGCACGGGCTCGCCGCGCGGCTCGGCGCCGACGTGCCGTTCGCGCTCAAGGGCGGCACGGCGATCGGGACGGGACGTGGCGACGAGCTGAGCCCCGCCCTCGCGCGCGGGCGCTTCGACTGGGTGCTCGTGGTCAGCGAGGAGGGGCTCTCGACGCCGGAGGTCTACGGCGCGCTCGACCGTCACCGCGATCGTCATCGGCTCGACATCGCGCCGGCGAGGGCCGTGCCCGCCGTCGACTCCGCGGTGCTGCACGCGCTCCGGGCGGGGGACCCGGCGACGCTCGCCGAGCTGCTGCGCAACGACCTCCAGGCCGCTGCCCTGGGGCTGCGCCCCGATCTCGCCGAGACCCTCGAGCTCGGGGAGTCGTCGGGGGCCCTCGCGGGAATCGTGTCCGGCTCCGGCCCGACGGTGGCCTTCCTCGCCGAGTCACCCGAGGCGGCCGTCGACCTGCAGACCGTCCTCGTCGGTCAGGGTCTGGACGCCCTGCTGGCGCACGGACCGGTCCCCGGGGCGCGCGTCGTCGGCTGACGCGCCGGTCAGCCCTCCTCGCGGAGCGCCTCGTGGATCCGGCGCAGATCCTCGAGCAGCGAGCCCACGAGGATCCATCTCCCGCCCGACGGCGCCGCGACCGAGAGGGGCGCCGTGAGCGCGGGCACCGACTCCGTCGGCGGCGCGGCCGGCTCGGCGAGCGCGCGGCGGAGCAGACGCCGGACGTCGTGGGCCGCCCTCCGCAGCTGCTCCGAGATGCCCTGCACGGCGGGCTCGGCGCTGACCTCGTCGTCGTAGTGGTCGTAGAAGGCGCGCGTCATCCCGACGACCTGTGTGACGATCGGCCCGAAGCGGTCGACCAGCCCGCTCAGACGGGCGAGCTCGTCGCGGTAGCCCTTTCCGCGGGGATTGAGGGTGAGCGACTCCGACGCGACCTCGATGGCGGCCACCGCGGCATCGTGCATGGGCCGGAGGAGCCTCGCCGTCAGGAGCAGCTCCTCGAGCTCGGTGCGGGCGCGCGGGGCGCTCAGCGCGTCCGCGAGACGCTCGAGGGTCGCCGCGAGCTCCTCGCCGAGGGCGTCGACGGCGCGACGGGCGGGGGCGAGCGCGACGGGAGGCACGAGGACGACGTTGACGATGACGCCGATGACGGCTCCGATCACGGTCTCGATGACGCGGTCGAGCGCGTAGTCGGGCGAGGACGGCCCGAGGGCGATCACGAGCAGCGCGCTGATGCCGACCTGGTTCGCCGTGCCCGGCGTCATCCGCAGCGCCCACGCGAGGATGAGCGCCGCGGCGATCGCGACGAGGACGACCCACGCCGCGTCGCCCAGGACGATGCCGACGAGCGAGGCGACGACGACACCCGCCACGACGCCGACGCTCCGCTCGACGGCCTTGGAGAGCGACTGGTTGAGGCTCGGCTGGACCACGAGGAGGGCGGCGATCGCCGCGAACACCGGTGCCGGGCCGTCGGGGACCACGGCGCCGGCGAGCAGCCACGCGGCGCTCGTGGCGATGGCGGACTTCAGCACCTGCATCAACGGCGTGCGCTGGGTCGCGCGGATGGCTGCTGTCAGTCGCATGCGTCCACCGTATTCCTCCTGAAGCATGAGGACGGGCGCCATGTCAAGGCGCGCCCGAGATGGCGGCGGGGCTGGTGATGCGCGCCGCGATGCAGTTGGGTGGGACGGTGGGCATCGAATTCCGGTCGGTGAGCAAGAGCTATCCCGGCGGCACGCGCGCCGTGGACGACTTCTCGCTCGTGCTGCCGTCGCGCAGCACGACGGTCTTCGTGGGGTCGTCGGGGTGCGGCAAGACGACTCTGCTGCGCATGGTGAACCGGATGGTCGAGCCGACGAGCGGAACCGTGCTCATCGACGACGAGGACGTGCGCGGGCGCGGGACCGTGGAGCTGAGGCGGAGCATCGGCTACGTCATGCAGAACGGCGGCCTGCTGCCGCACGTGACCGTCGTCGACAACATCGCCACCGTCCCCGTCCTCAGCGGCACCCCGCGGAGGCAGGCGCGGGAGCGCGCCCGCGAGCTCATGGAGATCGTGGGACTCGACCCGGTGCTCGCGGACCGTTACCCCGCTCAGCTCTCCGGCGGTCAGCAGCAGCGCGTCGGCGTGGCGCGCGGCCTCGCCGCCGATCCGAACGTCCTCCTCATGGACGAGCCGTTCGGCGCGGTCGACCCGATCGTGCGCGCGGAGCTCCAGCGCGAGCTGCTGCGCCTCCAGCAGGAGCTCGGGAAGACGATCGTGTTCGTGACGCACGACATCGACGAGGCGTTCCTGCTCGGCGACCGCGTCGTGATCCTCGATCACGGCGCCCGCATCGTGCAGCAGGGCACGCCGGACGAGATCATCGCCGAGCCCGCCGACGACTTCGTCCGCGCCTTCGTCGGCCTCACGTCGGGCCGTCGCGAGCTGACGCTGCGCGAGACGGAGGGCCGCACGGTCGTCGTCGACGCGTCCGGCCGCGTCCAGGGCGTGCTGCGGGAGCCGGGCGGATGAGCTGGGTCGTCGACAACGTCGGGCTCATCGTCGGCCTCACGGGCGAGCACCTGCGGCAGAGCGCCCCGCCCATCCTCTGGGGGCTGCTCATCGCGCTCCCGCTGGGATGGCTCGCGCACCGCAGCCGCGTGCTGCGCGGCCCCGTCATCGTCGCGACCGGCCTGCTGTACACGCTGCCCTCGCTCGCGCTCCTGCCCATCCTGCCCGTCGTGTTCGGGTTCAGCGCCCTGAGCGAGATCAACCTCGTCGTGGCGCTCACGATCTACGCCGTGGCCATCCTCGTGCGCTCGGTCGCCGACGGGCTGGACTCGGTCGACGCCGACACGCGCCGCTCGGCCGTGGCGCTCGGCTACGGTCCCGTGCGGAGGTTCCTCGCCGTCGAGCTCCCGCTCGCGGGCCCCGTCATCCTCGCGGGTCTGCGCGTGACCGCCGTGAGCACGATCTCGCTCGCGACCGTGGGCGTCCTCATCGGCGTCACGAACCTCGGATACCTCTTCACGAACGGCTTCCAGCGCCGCATCGTGCCCGAGATCCTCGCGGGCGTCGTCGCGGTCGCCGTCGTCGCGCTCGTCGTCGACCTCCTGCTGCAGCTCGCGGGGCGCCTCCTCATGCCGTGGACGAGGACGATCGCGCCGCGCCGCGCAGCCGTGCGTCAGGGGGCCGAGGCGTGAACCTCCTCCTCGACGCGTTCGCCTGGCTCCTCTCTCCCGAGCGCCTGGAGGGGAGCAGCCCCCTCCCGCGGGCGCTGCTCGTGCACCTCGCCTTCACGTTCGGGTCCGTCGCGATCGCGGCTGTCGTCGCGATCCCCGCGGGGTGGCTCATCGGGCACACGGGGCGCGGCAGGGGACTCGCCGTCTCGCTCGCCGGAGCCGCCCGCGCCGTCCCGTCGTTCGGCCTCATCCTCCTCCTCGTGCTGCTGCTCGGCGTGCTCCACAAGACGGAGGCCGCCGTCATCGCCTTCGTGCTGCTCGCCATCCCGTCCGTGCTCGCGGGCGCGTACACGGGGATCGACGCGATCGATCGCCGCACGATCGACGCGGCGCGTGCGACGGGCATGAGCGAATGGCAGATCCTGTGGCGTGTCGAGGCGCCTCTCGGCCTGCCGCTCCTCGTGGGCGGACTGCGCGCCGCCGTGCTGCAGGTCGTCGCGACCGTCACGCTCGCGGCCTACGTCAACCTCGGCGGCCTCGGGTTCGACATCATCCAGGGGATCCAGCTGCGCCGGTTCGACCAGGTGCTCGGCGGCGCGATCGTGGTGGCCGCCCTCGCCCTCGCCCTCGACGCGATCTTCGCGGTGCTGCAGCGGGCGTCCGTGCCCGCGGGTATCGTCGCCACCACCCCGCGGGGGAACGACCGCGCGCCGCGCCCGCGACGCGCCCGGGAGAAGGAAGCTCTCACGACATGAACACACACAGCAGGAACCGTCTCGCCCTCGCAGGGGCGCTCGTCTCCGTCGCGACGCTCGCGCTCGCCGGATGCGGCTCGTCCGATCCGCTCGAGGAGGAGGGCGCCGGCGAGGAGACGACGGGCGCGAGCGACGCGATCGTCGTCGGGTCGCAGGCCTACTACTCGAACGAGATCATCGCCGAGATCTACGCGCAGGCGCTCGAGGGCGCCGGGTACGCCGTCGACCGCCAGCTCAACATCGGTCAGCGCGACGCGTACCTCCCGTCGCTCGAGGACGGCGAGATCGACCTCTTCCCCGAGTACAGCGGCAGCCTGCTGCAGCAGGCGTACGATCCCGAGACCGAGGCGCGCACGCCGGACGACGTGTACGCGGCGCTCGTGGCGGCGCTCCCCGACGGGCTGACGGCCCTCGAGCAGTCGACGGCGAGCGACCAGGACTCCTACACCGTCACGGCGGCGTTCGCGGAGGAGTACGGTCTCGAGGAGATCGGCGACCTCGCGGACGTCGACGTGCCGCTCACGCTCGGCGGGCCGGCCGAGCTCGAGGAGCGGCCGTACGGGCCGGACGGCGTCGCGAGCGTCTACGGCGTCGACGTCGGGTTCTCGGCCACGGGCGACACCACCGTGGAGGAGCTGCTGGCCGGCACCATCAACGTCGCGAACGTCTTCACGGCCGATCCGCGCATCGAGACGGACGACCTCGTCCCGCTCGCCGACCCCGACGGGCTGTTCCTCGCGTCGAACGTCGTGCCGATCGCGTCGAGCGACATCGCCGACGAGATCGCCGAGGTGATCGACCCCGTGAGCGAGGCCCTGACACCCGAGGGCCTTGTCGCGCTCAACGTTCAGAGCACGGTCGACCAGGAGTCGCCTGCCGACATCGCCTCCGCCTGGCTCGAGGAGAACGAGCTGGACTGACCGCTTCCGCGGGAGGGAGAACGCCTGCGCCCCGTCCCTCCGGACGGGGCGCACGCGTTGGCGGGATGGCTCTGCCGTCTCCCGTGCGTCATACTGTGTGGTGCGATGTGACCGTGCGCATCGTGAGCCCAGGTGAGGACGACACAGCGTGCCGAACGCGACGGAGCGGCCCCGGATGCCGAGCATCCGCGACGTCGCGCGCCTCGCGGGCGTCTCGCACCAGACGGTCTCGCGCGTCCTCAACGATCATCCGAGCATCCGCGACGAGACGAAGCAGCGGGTGCTCGACGCCATCCGGCAGCTCGACTACCGGCCCAACGCCGCGGCGCGCGCGCTCGTCACGAGCAGGCTGAACCTCATCGGCGTGCTGTCGGCGACCGTCGGGGAGTTCGGGCCGACGGCCTCCGTCGCGGCGATCGAGGAGGCGGCACGGGCGGAGGACTACTCCGTCACGACGCTGAACTTGCCCGACACGACACCCGAGGCGATCGGGGCCGCCGTACGGCAGCTGCTGCGCGAGCAGGTGGACGGCATCATCGTCCTGGCGCCGCAGGTGCGGGTCTTCCACGTCCTCCGCGGCATGGCCATCGACGTGCCCTTCGTCAGCCTGCAGACGGCGTCGGGCGCCGGGGCGGACAGCGTCTCGCCCGATCAGCTCGAGGGGGCGCGGATGGCGACGCGGCATCTCGTCGCGCTGGGTCACGAGGACATCCTCCACCTCGCCGGCCCGCAGGACTGGATCGAGGCCGACTCGCGCATGCGCGGCTATCTCCAGGCGCTGCGCGAGGCCGACCTCCCCACGATCCCGCCCATCCGCGGGGACTGGACGGCGGACTTCGGGCACTATGCGGGGCGAGAGCTCGCCCGTCGACAGGACTTCACGGCGGTGTTCGCCGCCAACGACCTCATGGCGATCGGGCTCGTGCACGGCTTCCGCGACGCCGGGCTCGACGTCCCGGGGGACGTCAGCGTGGTCGGCTTCGACGATATTCCCGTGGCGGCACATGTCTGGCCGCCCCTCACGACGGTGCACGTCGACTTCGCGGAGCTCGGTCGCCGGGCGATCGCGCGGCTGCTCGCGGCGCTCCGCGGGGTCGACGCCGCGGACGTCGTCGACGCCGAGCGTCCGGCCCCGGCGCTCATCGTGCGCGATTCGACGTCGTCCCCCGGCTGAGAGCGGGTCGCAGAGGGCCGGCTTGACAGCCGTCGTGTCACGGGTGCACGATTATCGCAATGTGAACGGTCACACGACAGACGTGTGGCCCCGACGACGAAGTCCCGATAGAGCACCGCGGTATCTCGACTTCACGTCGGCGCAGCTCCCCCGCACTCGGCGGGGGAGGACTGAGTCCTGGAATCCCAGAGGAGAACACCGTGAAGAAGCACCTTCTGCTCGTCGGCATCGTCGCCGTCGGCGGACTGGCTCTCGCCGGCTGCAGCGGAGACCGCACCGGAGGCAGCGACGCGGGGAGCGGCGAAGACGTCGACGTGAGCGAGCTCACGATCGGCGTCGCGATGCCCACCCAGCAGTCCGAGCGCTGGATCGCGGAC
This window of the Microbacterium sp. AB genome carries:
- a CDS encoding LacI family DNA-binding transcriptional regulator — its product is MPSIRDVARLAGVSHQTVSRVLNDHPSIRDETKQRVLDAIRQLDYRPNAAARALVTSRLNLIGVLSATVGEFGPTASVAAIEEAARAEDYSVTTLNLPDTTPEAIGAAVRQLLREQVDGIIVLAPQVRVFHVLRGMAIDVPFVSLQTASGAGADSVSPDQLEGARMATRHLVALGHEDILHLAGPQDWIEADSRMRGYLQALREADLPTIPPIRGDWTADFGHYAGRELARRQDFTAVFAANDLMAIGLVHGFRDAGLDVPGDVSVVGFDDIPVAAHVWPPLTTVHVDFAELGRRAIARLLAALRGVDAADVVDAERPAPALIVRDSTSSPG
- the rsmA gene encoding 16S rRNA (adenine(1518)-N(6)/adenine(1519)-N(6))-dimethyltransferase RsmA gives rise to the protein MSVRLLGAGDIRSLAAELDVTPTKRLGQNFVVDANTVRKIVQAARVEAGERVVEVGPGLGSLTLAILETGAAVTAVEIDHRLAERLPRTASERGVPDGALTVVDADAMRVTDLPGDPTVLVANLPYNVSVPVLLHLLETFPHIDRGVVMVQSEVGERLAATPGGKVYGAPSAKAAWYGPWRLAGTVSRQVFWPVPNVDSVLVGFRRDAEPRGTEDERRRTFRIVDAAFQQRRKMLRQALSAELGGSAAASDLLESAGVAPTARGESLGIDDFLRIARAL
- a CDS encoding ABC transporter permease, translated to MNLLLDAFAWLLSPERLEGSSPLPRALLVHLAFTFGSVAIAAVVAIPAGWLIGHTGRGRGLAVSLAGAARAVPSFGLILLLVLLLGVLHKTEAAVIAFVLLAIPSVLAGAYTGIDAIDRRTIDAARATGMSEWQILWRVEAPLGLPLLVGGLRAAVLQVVATVTLAAYVNLGGLGFDIIQGIQLRRFDQVLGGAIVVAALALALDAIFAVLQRASVPAGIVATTPRGNDRAPRPRRAREKEALTT
- a CDS encoding ABC transporter permease; this translates as MSWVVDNVGLIVGLTGEHLRQSAPPILWGLLIALPLGWLAHRSRVLRGPVIVATGLLYTLPSLALLPILPVVFGFSALSEINLVVALTIYAVAILVRSVADGLDSVDADTRRSAVALGYGPVRRFLAVELPLAGPVILAGLRVTAVSTISLATVGVLIGVTNLGYLFTNGFQRRIVPEILAGVVAVAVVALVVDLLLQLAGRLLMPWTRTIAPRRAAVRQGAEA
- a CDS encoding ABC transporter substrate-binding protein; the encoded protein is MNTHSRNRLALAGALVSVATLALAGCGSSDPLEEEGAGEETTGASDAIVVGSQAYYSNEIIAEIYAQALEGAGYAVDRQLNIGQRDAYLPSLEDGEIDLFPEYSGSLLQQAYDPETEARTPDDVYAALVAALPDGLTALEQSTASDQDSYTVTAAFAEEYGLEEIGDLADVDVPLTLGGPAELEERPYGPDGVASVYGVDVGFSATGDTTVEELLAGTINVANVFTADPRIETDDLVPLADPDGLFLASNVVPIASSDIADEIAEVIDPVSEALTPEGLVALNVQSTVDQESPADIASAWLEENELD
- a CDS encoding ABC transporter ATP-binding protein — encoded protein: MGIEFRSVSKSYPGGTRAVDDFSLVLPSRSTTVFVGSSGCGKTTLLRMVNRMVEPTSGTVLIDDEDVRGRGTVELRRSIGYVMQNGGLLPHVTVVDNIATVPVLSGTPRRQARERARELMEIVGLDPVLADRYPAQLSGGQQQRVGVARGLAADPNVLLMDEPFGAVDPIVRAELQRELLRLQQELGKTIVFVTHDIDEAFLLGDRVVILDHGARIVQQGTPDEIIAEPADDFVRAFVGLTSGRRELTLRETEGRTVVVDASGRVQGVLREPGG
- a CDS encoding FUSC family protein, which translates into the protein MRLTAAIRATQRTPLMQVLKSAIATSAAWLLAGAVVPDGPAPVFAAIAALLVVQPSLNQSLSKAVERSVGVVAGVVVASLVGIVLGDAAWVVLVAIAAALILAWALRMTPGTANQVGISALLVIALGPSSPDYALDRVIETVIGAVIGVIVNVVLVPPVALAPARRAVDALGEELAATLERLADALSAPRARTELEELLLTARLLRPMHDAAVAAIEVASESLTLNPRGKGYRDELARLSGLVDRFGPIVTQVVGMTRAFYDHYDDEVSAEPAVQGISEQLRRAAHDVRRLLRRALAEPAAPPTESVPALTAPLSVAAPSGGRWILVGSLLEDLRRIHEALREEG
- a CDS encoding 4-(cytidine 5'-diphospho)-2-C-methyl-D-erythritol kinase, which gives rise to MTMAYEQPQVRVRAPGKINVFLEIGETQPDGYHQLATAFQAVSLYEDVVATHADDFGLAVSGSVDVSGVPVDDRNLALRAARLLAAETGYAGGVRLEVLKHVPVAGGMGGGSADAAAALVACDALWGTAVGSARLHGLAARLGADVPFALKGGTAIGTGRGDELSPALARGRFDWVLVVSEEGLSTPEVYGALDRHRDRHRLDIAPARAVPAVDSAVLHALRAGDPATLAELLRNDLQAAALGLRPDLAETLELGESSGALAGIVSGSGPTVAFLAESPEAAVDLQTVLVGQGLDALLAHGPVPGARVVG